One window of Ictalurus punctatus breed USDA103 chromosome 22, Coco_2.0, whole genome shotgun sequence genomic DNA carries:
- the pias2 gene encoding E3 SUMO-protein ligase PIAS2 gives MADIGELRNMISSFRVSELQVLLGFAGRNKSGRKDELLLRALHLLKSDCSPAVQLKIKDLYRRRYPRTLDSLAELSALKSGINLYLQSEESSTVGSLDLSLGASLSDSAHQQVVPVKSAVFHDSEPRMNMQQPTQLMPPVHPDVQMKALPFYDVLDVLIKPSSLGASTVQRFHQEKYFIFALTPQQVREVCISRDFLPGGRRDYMVQIQLRFCLSETSCPQEDNYPNSLCIKVNGKLFPLPGYAPPPKNGVEQKRPGRPLNITSLVRLSSAVPNQISVTWAPEIGKTYSMSVYLVRQLTSPLLLQRLRMKGIRNPDHSRALIKEKLTADPDSEIATTSLRVSLMCPLGKMRLTVPCRAVTCSHLQCFDAALYLQMNEKKPTWICPVCDKKAAYESLIIDGLFMEILNDCTDVDEIKFQEDGTWCPMRPKKETLKLSSPCLPKIECTAPVRPSAVVPHSEPSSTKKADVIDLTLESSSDEEAEPDPPLKKRCVYMSKSEEVHSSKGVLTYQPSTVRVPNVQSLDASYLTSSIADYAVPFHHSTLSSIPTDMQGIDLFSLLQADSQHYRTPVFLENLSTSIQSGTSSSSLMTSSVQYDSTSHRGSSSHETGVITGGSSTLSDIISLD, from the exons ATGGCGGATATTGGGGAGTTACGG AATATGATATCAAGTTTCCGTGTCTCGGAGCTCCAGGTACTGCTAGGTTTTGCCGGAAGGAACAAGAGTGGTCGCAAGGATGAACTGCTGCTGAGGGCTTTGCATTTACTCAAAAGTGACTGTAGCCCTGCCGTGCAGCTCAAAATCAAGGACCTGTATCGCCGGAGATACCCGAGGACACTAGACAGTCTCGCAGAATTGTCTGCTCTAAAGTCCGGCATAAATTTGTATCTACAGTCTGAAGAAAGCTCTACAGTTGGGAGTCTTGACCTTTCTCTTGGTGCTAGTCTGTCAGACTCTGCTCATCAGCAGGTGGTGCCCGTTAAATCGGCCGTGTTTCATGACTCAGAGCCCAGGATGAACATGCAGCAGCCGACACAGCTCATGCCTCCTGTCCACCCGGACGTCCAGATGAAGGCCCTTCCATTTTACGACGTGTTGGATGTTTTGATCAAACCGTCGAGTTTAG GGGCCAGTACTGTTCAGAGATTTCATCAAgaaaaatactttatttttGCCTTGACCCCACAACAAGTGCGAGAAGTTTGCATTTCACG GGATTTTCTTCCTGGTGGCAGAAGAGATTATATGGTTCAAATACAACTCCG gTTCTGCCTTTCAGAGACTAGCTGCCCTCAAGAGGACAACTATCCCAATAGTCTTTGCATCAAAGTCAATGGGAAGCTCTTTCCTCTCCCA GGCTATGCGCCACCTCCTAAGAATGGAGTAGAGCAGAAGAGACCAGGCAGACCCTTGAACATCACTTCACTCGTCAGATTATCATCTGCAGTCCCCAATCAGATATCGGTCACATGGGCACCTGAAATTGGAAAG ACATACTCTATGTCTGTGTATTTGGTACGGCAGCTGACATCACCGTTGTTACTACAGAGATTAAGAATGAAGGGAATCAGAAACCCTGACCACTCAAGAGCACTCA TAAAAGAAAAGCTCACAGCAGACCCCGACAGTGAAATAGCCACAACCAGCTTGCGAGTCTCACTCATGTGCCCA CTTGGAAAAATGCGGCTAACGGTGCCCTGTCGAGCAGTGACCTGCTCTCATCTCCAGTGTTTCGACGCTGCATTATACCTGCAGATGAACGAGAAGAAGCCCACCTGGATCTGCCCTGTGTGTGACAAGAAAGCTGCATACGAGAGTCTGATCATAGATGG GCTCTTTATGGAAATATTAAATGACTGCACAGATGTGGACGAAATCAAGTTCCAAGAGGATGGGACCTGGTGCCCAATGAGACCAAAGAAGGAGACGTTGAAATTGTCATCTCCATGTTTACCCAAAATTGAGT GCACTGCCCCTGTCCGTCCCAGCGCTGTTGTTCCTCACTCTGAACCCAGCAGTACGAAAAAAGCTGATGTGATCGACCTGACACTTGAAAGCTCGTCAGATGAAGAAGCAGAGCCGGACCCTCCCCTAAAAAAGCGCTGTGTCTACATGTCTAAATCCGAGGAGGTGCATAGCAGCAAAGG gGTTTTGACTTATCAGCCATCTACGGTTCGAGTGCCGAATGTCCAGTCGCTGGATGCTTCGTACTTGACTTCCTCCATAGCAGACTATGCAGTTCCATTCCACCATTCAACACTGTCCTCGATTCCCACCGATATGCAAG GTATTGACTTATTTTCATTACTTCAAGCAGATTCTCAG CATTACCGGACCCCTGTGTTCCTGGAGAATTTGTCCACCAGCATTCAGAGTGGCACCAGCAGCTCCAGTCTCATGACCTCATCTGTCCAATACGATTCAACTTCACATCGAGGAAGCTCCAGCCATGAAACAGGTGTCATCACAGGAGGATCCTCAACTCTttcagacattatctcactAGATTGA
- the eef2l2 gene encoding elongation factor 2 isoform X2, giving the protein MNRRGASPSSQRVCVQTETVLRQAIAERIKPVLMMNKMDRALLELQLGPDELFQTFQRIIENVNVIISTYGEGEHGPMGNIMVDPVVGTVGFGSGLHGWAFTLKQFAEMYVAKFAAKGEKKKGDVSPEEHCKKVEDMMKKLWGDKYFDPSCGKFSKTATNAEGKKLPRTFCQLVLDPIFKVFDAIMNFKKEEAQKLIEKLNIKLDADDREKEGKPLLKAVMRRWLPAGDALLQMITIHLPSPVTAQRYRCELLYEGPGDDESAMGIKNCDPKGPLMMYVSKMVPTTDKGRFYAFGRVFSGVVATGQKVRIMGPNYTPGKKEDLYLKPIQRTILMMGRYVEPIEDVPCGNIVGLVGVDQFLVKTGTITTYEQAHNMRVMKFSVSPVVRVAVEAKNPADLPKLVEGLKRLAKSDPMVQCIIEESGEHIVAGAGELHLEICLKDLEEDHACIPLKKSDPVVSYRETVSDDSDQVCLSKSPNKHNRLYMKARPFPDGLAEDVDKGDVTARQELKQRARYLAEKYEWEVTEARKIWCFGPDGSGPNILVDITKGVQYLNEIKDSVVAGFQWATKEGALCEENMRGVRFDIHDVTLHADAIHRGGGQIIPTARRVLYASVLTAQPRLMEPIYLVEIQCPEQAVGGIYGVLNRKRGHVFEESQVAGTPIFVVKAYLPVNESFGFTADLRSNTGGQAFPQCMFDHWQILPGDPYDANSRPSQVVAETRKRKGLKEGIPPLDNFLDKL; this is encoded by the exons ATGAACAGGAGAGGTGCATCACCATCAAGTCAAC gtgtgtgtgtgcagaccgAGACCGTTTTGAGGCAGGCTATTGCCGAACGCATCAAACCAGTCTTGATGATGAACAAGATGGACCGTGCCTTGCTTGAGCTGCAGCTGGGTCCGGATGAGCTTTTCCAGACTTTCCAGCGCATTATAGAGAATGTTAATGTCATCATTTCCACTTATGGCGAAGGGGAACATGGACCAATGGGCAACATTATG GTGGACCCTGTTGTGGGTACAGTTGGATTCGGTTCGGGCCTCCACGGCTGGGCCTTTACCCTGAAGCAGTTTGCGGAGATGTATGTAGCCAAGTTTGCTGCCaaaggtgaaaagaaaaaaggagatgTCTCACCTGAAGAGCACTGCAAAAAGGTGGAGGACATGATGAAGAAGCTCTGGGGAGACAA GTATTTTGATCCTTCCTGTGGGAAATTCAGCAAAACAGCAACCAatgcagaggggaaaaaacttcCACGCACTTTCTGCCAACTTGTGCTGGATCCAATTTTTAAG GTGTTTGATGCCATCATGAACTTTAAGAAGGAGGAGGCCCAGAAATTGATTGAAAAACTGAACATTAAGCTTGATGCTGACGACagggagaaagaaggaaaaccACTGCTTAAG GCTGTGATGCGCCGCTGGTTGCCTGCAGGTGATGCTTTGCTCCAGATGATTACCATCCATCTACCTTCACCAGTCACTGCCCAGAGATATCGCTGTGAGCTGCTGTATGAAGGCCCAGGAGATGATGAATCAGCCATGG GTATCAAGAACTGTGATCCTAAAGGTCCACTGATGATGTACGTCTCCAAAATGGTACCGACTACTGACAAGGGCAGATTCTATGCTTTTGGTCGTGTTTTCTCTGGTGTTGTTGCCACTGGGCAGAAGGTACGCATCATGGGCCCAAACTATACCCCAGGAAAGAAGGAGGACTTGTacttgaaacccattcaaag AACCATCCTGATGATGGGCCGATATGTTGAACCAATTGAAGATGTGCCATGTGGGAACATTGTTGGACTGGTTGGAGTTGATCAGTTTTTGGTGAAGACTGGTACCATTACTACCTATGAGCAAGCTCACAACATGCGAGTGATGAAGTTCAGCGTTAGTCCTGTAGTGAGAGTGGCCGTGGAGGCCAAGAATCCAGCTGACCTTCCAAAGTTGGTAGAAGGTCTTAAACGCCTGGCCAAGTCTGACCCTATGGTTCAG TGCATCATTGAAGAGTCTGGTGAGCACATTGTGGCCGGCGCAGGAGAGTTACATCTGGAAATTTGCTTAAAAGACCTTGAGGAAGATCATGCCTGTATCCCACTGAAG AAATCAGATCCAGTGGTATCATATCGTGAAACAGTCAGCGACGATTCTGACCAAGTATGCTTGTCCAAATCTCCTAACAAGCACAACCGTCTGTACATGAAGGCTCGTCCTTTCCCAGATGGCTTGGCTGAGGACGTTGATAAGGGAGACGTGACAGCTAGACAAGAACTTAAACAGAGAGCTCGCTACCTGGCTGAAAAGTATGAATGGGAAGTCACAGAGGCTCGTAAGATATGGTGCTTTGGACCAGATGGTAGCGGACCCAACATTCTTGTGGACATAACAAAGGGAGTACAATATCTGAATGAGATCAAGGATAGTGTGGTGGCTGGTTTCCAGTGGGCAACCAAGGAG GGGGCACTTTGCGAGGAGAACATGAGGGGAGTGCGATTTGACATCCATGATGTCACCCTGCATGCTGATGCGATACACAGAGGAGGTGGTCAGATCATCCCTACAGCACGCAGAGTCCTGTACGCCTCTGTGCTGACCGCACAACCACGACTAATGGAGCCCATTTACCTGGTGGAGATTCAG TGTCCAGAGCAAGCTGTCGGTGGTATCTACGGTGTCCTGAACAGGAAAAGAGGCCACGTGTTTGAAGAGTCTCAAGTGGCAGGAACACCTATATTTGTTGTGAAGGCATATCTTcctgtaaatgaatcatttg GTTTCACAGCAGATCTGAGGTCCAACACCGGTGGCCAGGCCTTCCCTCAGTGCATGTTTGACCACTGGCAAATCCTTCCAGGAGACCCATACGATGCCAACAGCAGGCCCTCGCAGGTCGTAGCCGAGACCCGCAAGCGCAAAGGCCTGAAGGAGGGCATCCCGCCTTTAGACAACTTCCTGGACAAACTGTAA
- the fancg gene encoding Fanconi anemia group G protein isoform X1 has protein sequence MPSNLVDRWAEENNNVAKKWKDYETRRKSLQDIRKHCYTECLKLQQKVQGVPAQIGHLKLEITVTYNTLLFSLSCGTPNETKDCITNILIRALEAVRKQVPTYDLVPLWEVVLKTFGGTVHEAWIHKLLLIQWAVWLSECYYEGILHLLLQVNHRKPNTPSGDLLAETRNLSFSIEDDTSLLDALATKDLKELLHVCTFISNGVEQMMKEKCTEALVTLQEASTQPSPRALLAHVHMLTGFCYSKLEQPQSALQCYRKALEVDFNCHRALYQSSLVYRQLGNTNAEIEALHLLHSAIMLRAESDPSSTSVPLISPDILLGSKQIDFICQIPSPLHILHTLGHRCVLSDRTSEGAEYYLDLLASLQSDSKQMPVDDGFSFPRIPVIYLEAAFALLKAKRVWDALAVCDEVIAKTVDLIPERLSITPSTAVSRELIPLTLEVDAPEEKLECVLWSGAAYFLQGQAHLQLKDTKEALSNFTRAINQLVKVCIKHKVKDPGAERGAVAHTVMFLEALKGKVLAVRAVCFVERGQLNEALRDFQLSLQATPGCRNTEMWLVEMMWRLERKQEAAAMWTQILNSTQTSTPVDLPLYLQTWHEDPTSFDLSNLKRKMEEFIQNSFVTA, from the exons ATGCCTTCGAATCTGGTTGACAGATGGGCCGAGGAGAATAACAACGTCGCCAAAAAGTGGAAG gATTATGAAACTCGCCGGAAGTCTCTTCAGGACATAAGGAAACACTGTTACACTGAGTGTCTGAAACTGCAGCAAAAAGTTCAAG GTGTTCCAGCCCAAATAGGACACCTTAAGCTTGAGATCACCGTTACATACAACACTTTGCTATTTTCACTGAGTTGTGGCACACCAAACGAGACAAAGGATTGCATCACCAATATCCTAATAAGAG CATTAGAGGCTGTGCGTAAACAGGTGCCCACTTATGATTTGGTTCCCTTATGGGAAGTTGTGCTGAAGACTTTCGGTGGTACGGTACATGAGGCGTGGATCCACAAACTTCTGCTGATTCAGTGGGCAGTCTGGCTCTCAGAATGCTACTATGAAGGAATCCTGCATTTGCTTCTGCAGGTTAATCACAGA AAACCGAACACTCCATCAGGGGATCTGCTTGCAGAAACCCGAAACCTTAGCTTCTCTATCGAAGATGACACCTCTCTGCTCGATGCTTTAGCAACCAAGGACCTCAAAGAGCTTTTGCATGTGTGCACGTTTATTTCTAATG GAGTGGAGCAGATGATGAAGGAGAAATGTACAGAAGCTCTCGTGACTTTGCAGGAAGCCAGCACTCAGCCCTCACCCAGAGCTCTCTTGGCTCATGTTCACATGCTCACAGGCTTTTGCTATTCCAAGCTG GAACAGCCCCAGAGTGCCCTTCAGTGTTACAGAAAAGCCTTGGAAGTGGACTTTAATTGCCACAGGGCCCTTTATCAGAGCTCACTAGTATACAGACAGCTGGGTAACACTAATGCAGAAATAGAGGCCTTGCATCTCCTGCACTCT GCTATAATGTTGCGTGCTGAGAGTGATCCATCAAGTACATCAGTGCCATTGATATCTCCCGATATACTGCTTGGTAGTAAACAAATCGACTTCATCTGCCAAATTCCATCTCCTCTtcatatattacacacactggGGCATAGATGTGTGCTCAGTGATAG GACTTCAGAAGGAGCTGAATATTATCTCGACCTCTTGGCTTCTTTACAGTCAGACTCAAAACAG ATGCCTGTGGATGACGGCTTCTCATTTCCAAGAATTCCAGTGATCTACCTTGAAGCGGCCTTTGCCCTGTTAAAAGCCAAACGGGTTTGGGATGCCCTTGCCGTTTGTGATGAAGTCATTGCTAAAACTGTTGACCTCATCCCAGAGAGACTGTCGATTACGCCATCCACAGCAGTTTCCAGAGAACTCATACCTCTGACGTTGGAAGTTGATGCTCCAGAGGAGAAGCTGGAGTGTGTGCTCTGGTCTGGAGCTGCGTACTTCCTCCAAGGGCAGGCGCATTTACAGCTGAAAGATACAAAAGAGGCGTTGAGCAATTTTACTAG AGCTATCAATCAGTTGGTGAAAGTGTGTATTAAACACAAAG TGAAAGATCCAGGAGCTGAGAGAGGAGCTGTTGCTCACACAGTGATGTTCCTAGAAGCTCTGAAAGGAAAAGTCCTTGCAGTTAgagctgtgtgttttgtagaGAGAGGCCAGTTGAATGAGGCTTTAAGGGACTTTCAGCTCAGTCTTCAGGCCACGCCAG GATGCAGGAACACTGAAATGTGGCTGGTAGAGATGATGTGGAGGCTGGAACGCAAGCAGGAGGCAGCAGCAATGTGGACACAAATCCTTAATTCCACGCAAACATCAACACCAGT aGATCTGCCCTTGTATCTGCAAACATGGCATGAGGATCCTACGTCCTTTGACCTGAGCAACCTGAAGAGGAAAATGGAGGAATTTATACAGAATAGTTTTGTAACAGCATAG
- the eef2l2 gene encoding elongation factor 2 isoform X1, whose translation MTGCVCVCVPQHKLPSNVIFSLFSPSSAEAEDPQPRPSHTGQPFAKMVNFTVDQIREIMDKKSNIRNMSVIAHVDHGKSTLTDSLVCKAGIIASARAGETRFTDTRKDEQERCITIKSTAISLYYELSNADLAFIKQCKDGSGFLINLIDSPGHVDFSSEVTAALRVTDGALVVVDCVSGVCVQTETVLRQAIAERIKPVLMMNKMDRALLELQLGPDELFQTFQRIIENVNVIISTYGEGEHGPMGNIMVDPVVGTVGFGSGLHGWAFTLKQFAEMYVAKFAAKGEKKKGDVSPEEHCKKVEDMMKKLWGDKYFDPSCGKFSKTATNAEGKKLPRTFCQLVLDPIFKVFDAIMNFKKEEAQKLIEKLNIKLDADDREKEGKPLLKAVMRRWLPAGDALLQMITIHLPSPVTAQRYRCELLYEGPGDDESAMGIKNCDPKGPLMMYVSKMVPTTDKGRFYAFGRVFSGVVATGQKVRIMGPNYTPGKKEDLYLKPIQRTILMMGRYVEPIEDVPCGNIVGLVGVDQFLVKTGTITTYEQAHNMRVMKFSVSPVVRVAVEAKNPADLPKLVEGLKRLAKSDPMVQCIIEESGEHIVAGAGELHLEICLKDLEEDHACIPLKKSDPVVSYRETVSDDSDQVCLSKSPNKHNRLYMKARPFPDGLAEDVDKGDVTARQELKQRARYLAEKYEWEVTEARKIWCFGPDGSGPNILVDITKGVQYLNEIKDSVVAGFQWATKEGALCEENMRGVRFDIHDVTLHADAIHRGGGQIIPTARRVLYASVLTAQPRLMEPIYLVEIQCPEQAVGGIYGVLNRKRGHVFEESQVAGTPIFVVKAYLPVNESFGFTADLRSNTGGQAFPQCMFDHWQILPGDPYDANSRPSQVVAETRKRKGLKEGIPPLDNFLDKL comes from the exons ATgaccgggtgtgtgtgtgtgtgtgtgccgcaGCATAAACTCCCATCCAACGTCATCTTCTCCCTCTTTTCCCCCTCGAGTGCAGAAGCGGAGGATCCACAGCCGAGGCCGTCTCACACCGGACAGCCCTTCGCCAAAATG gTGAACTTCACAGTAGACCAGATCCGTGAGATCATGGACAAAAAGTCCAACATTAGGAATATGTCCGTGATCGCCCATGTGGACCATGGCAAATCCACTCTCACTGACTCTCTAGTGTGCAAGGCAGGTATCATTGCCTCTGCACGGGCTGGTGAGACCAGGTTCACGGACACAAGGAAGGATGAACAGGAGAGGTGCATCACCATCAAGTCAAC AGCTATCTCTCTGTACTACGAACTCAGCAACGCTGACTTGGCCTTCATCAAGCAATGCAAGGATGGATCTGGTTTTCTCATAAACCTGATCGACTCTCCGGGTCACGTGGACTTCTCGTCCGAGGTGACGGCAGCTCTCAGAGTTACTGATGGGGCTCTCGTAGTAGTAGACTGTGTATCAG gtgtgtgtgtgcagaccgAGACCGTTTTGAGGCAGGCTATTGCCGAACGCATCAAACCAGTCTTGATGATGAACAAGATGGACCGTGCCTTGCTTGAGCTGCAGCTGGGTCCGGATGAGCTTTTCCAGACTTTCCAGCGCATTATAGAGAATGTTAATGTCATCATTTCCACTTATGGCGAAGGGGAACATGGACCAATGGGCAACATTATG GTGGACCCTGTTGTGGGTACAGTTGGATTCGGTTCGGGCCTCCACGGCTGGGCCTTTACCCTGAAGCAGTTTGCGGAGATGTATGTAGCCAAGTTTGCTGCCaaaggtgaaaagaaaaaaggagatgTCTCACCTGAAGAGCACTGCAAAAAGGTGGAGGACATGATGAAGAAGCTCTGGGGAGACAA GTATTTTGATCCTTCCTGTGGGAAATTCAGCAAAACAGCAACCAatgcagaggggaaaaaacttcCACGCACTTTCTGCCAACTTGTGCTGGATCCAATTTTTAAG GTGTTTGATGCCATCATGAACTTTAAGAAGGAGGAGGCCCAGAAATTGATTGAAAAACTGAACATTAAGCTTGATGCTGACGACagggagaaagaaggaaaaccACTGCTTAAG GCTGTGATGCGCCGCTGGTTGCCTGCAGGTGATGCTTTGCTCCAGATGATTACCATCCATCTACCTTCACCAGTCACTGCCCAGAGATATCGCTGTGAGCTGCTGTATGAAGGCCCAGGAGATGATGAATCAGCCATGG GTATCAAGAACTGTGATCCTAAAGGTCCACTGATGATGTACGTCTCCAAAATGGTACCGACTACTGACAAGGGCAGATTCTATGCTTTTGGTCGTGTTTTCTCTGGTGTTGTTGCCACTGGGCAGAAGGTACGCATCATGGGCCCAAACTATACCCCAGGAAAGAAGGAGGACTTGTacttgaaacccattcaaag AACCATCCTGATGATGGGCCGATATGTTGAACCAATTGAAGATGTGCCATGTGGGAACATTGTTGGACTGGTTGGAGTTGATCAGTTTTTGGTGAAGACTGGTACCATTACTACCTATGAGCAAGCTCACAACATGCGAGTGATGAAGTTCAGCGTTAGTCCTGTAGTGAGAGTGGCCGTGGAGGCCAAGAATCCAGCTGACCTTCCAAAGTTGGTAGAAGGTCTTAAACGCCTGGCCAAGTCTGACCCTATGGTTCAG TGCATCATTGAAGAGTCTGGTGAGCACATTGTGGCCGGCGCAGGAGAGTTACATCTGGAAATTTGCTTAAAAGACCTTGAGGAAGATCATGCCTGTATCCCACTGAAG AAATCAGATCCAGTGGTATCATATCGTGAAACAGTCAGCGACGATTCTGACCAAGTATGCTTGTCCAAATCTCCTAACAAGCACAACCGTCTGTACATGAAGGCTCGTCCTTTCCCAGATGGCTTGGCTGAGGACGTTGATAAGGGAGACGTGACAGCTAGACAAGAACTTAAACAGAGAGCTCGCTACCTGGCTGAAAAGTATGAATGGGAAGTCACAGAGGCTCGTAAGATATGGTGCTTTGGACCAGATGGTAGCGGACCCAACATTCTTGTGGACATAACAAAGGGAGTACAATATCTGAATGAGATCAAGGATAGTGTGGTGGCTGGTTTCCAGTGGGCAACCAAGGAG GGGGCACTTTGCGAGGAGAACATGAGGGGAGTGCGATTTGACATCCATGATGTCACCCTGCATGCTGATGCGATACACAGAGGAGGTGGTCAGATCATCCCTACAGCACGCAGAGTCCTGTACGCCTCTGTGCTGACCGCACAACCACGACTAATGGAGCCCATTTACCTGGTGGAGATTCAG TGTCCAGAGCAAGCTGTCGGTGGTATCTACGGTGTCCTGAACAGGAAAAGAGGCCACGTGTTTGAAGAGTCTCAAGTGGCAGGAACACCTATATTTGTTGTGAAGGCATATCTTcctgtaaatgaatcatttg GTTTCACAGCAGATCTGAGGTCCAACACCGGTGGCCAGGCCTTCCCTCAGTGCATGTTTGACCACTGGCAAATCCTTCCAGGAGACCCATACGATGCCAACAGCAGGCCCTCGCAGGTCGTAGCCGAGACCCGCAAGCGCAAAGGCCTGAAGGAGGGCATCCCGCCTTTAGACAACTTCCTGGACAAACTGTAA
- the fancg gene encoding Fanconi anemia group G protein isoform X2, giving the protein MPSNLVDRWAEENNNVAKKWKDYETRRKSLQDIRKHCYTECLKLQQKVQGVPAQIGHLKLEITVTYNTLLFSLSCGTPNETKDCITNILIRALEAVRKQVPTYDLVPLWEVVLKTFGGTVHEAWIHKLLLIQWAVWLSECYYEGILHLLLQKPNTPSGDLLAETRNLSFSIEDDTSLLDALATKDLKELLHVCTFISNGVEQMMKEKCTEALVTLQEASTQPSPRALLAHVHMLTGFCYSKLEQPQSALQCYRKALEVDFNCHRALYQSSLVYRQLGNTNAEIEALHLLHSAIMLRAESDPSSTSVPLISPDILLGSKQIDFICQIPSPLHILHTLGHRCVLSDRTSEGAEYYLDLLASLQSDSKQMPVDDGFSFPRIPVIYLEAAFALLKAKRVWDALAVCDEVIAKTVDLIPERLSITPSTAVSRELIPLTLEVDAPEEKLECVLWSGAAYFLQGQAHLQLKDTKEALSNFTRAINQLVKVCIKHKVKDPGAERGAVAHTVMFLEALKGKVLAVRAVCFVERGQLNEALRDFQLSLQATPGCRNTEMWLVEMMWRLERKQEAAAMWTQILNSTQTSTPVDLPLYLQTWHEDPTSFDLSNLKRKMEEFIQNSFVTA; this is encoded by the exons ATGCCTTCGAATCTGGTTGACAGATGGGCCGAGGAGAATAACAACGTCGCCAAAAAGTGGAAG gATTATGAAACTCGCCGGAAGTCTCTTCAGGACATAAGGAAACACTGTTACACTGAGTGTCTGAAACTGCAGCAAAAAGTTCAAG GTGTTCCAGCCCAAATAGGACACCTTAAGCTTGAGATCACCGTTACATACAACACTTTGCTATTTTCACTGAGTTGTGGCACACCAAACGAGACAAAGGATTGCATCACCAATATCCTAATAAGAG CATTAGAGGCTGTGCGTAAACAGGTGCCCACTTATGATTTGGTTCCCTTATGGGAAGTTGTGCTGAAGACTTTCGGTGGTACGGTACATGAGGCGTGGATCCACAAACTTCTGCTGATTCAGTGGGCAGTCTGGCTCTCAGAATGCTACTATGAAGGAATCCTGCATTTGCTTCTGCAG AAACCGAACACTCCATCAGGGGATCTGCTTGCAGAAACCCGAAACCTTAGCTTCTCTATCGAAGATGACACCTCTCTGCTCGATGCTTTAGCAACCAAGGACCTCAAAGAGCTTTTGCATGTGTGCACGTTTATTTCTAATG GAGTGGAGCAGATGATGAAGGAGAAATGTACAGAAGCTCTCGTGACTTTGCAGGAAGCCAGCACTCAGCCCTCACCCAGAGCTCTCTTGGCTCATGTTCACATGCTCACAGGCTTTTGCTATTCCAAGCTG GAACAGCCCCAGAGTGCCCTTCAGTGTTACAGAAAAGCCTTGGAAGTGGACTTTAATTGCCACAGGGCCCTTTATCAGAGCTCACTAGTATACAGACAGCTGGGTAACACTAATGCAGAAATAGAGGCCTTGCATCTCCTGCACTCT GCTATAATGTTGCGTGCTGAGAGTGATCCATCAAGTACATCAGTGCCATTGATATCTCCCGATATACTGCTTGGTAGTAAACAAATCGACTTCATCTGCCAAATTCCATCTCCTCTtcatatattacacacactggGGCATAGATGTGTGCTCAGTGATAG GACTTCAGAAGGAGCTGAATATTATCTCGACCTCTTGGCTTCTTTACAGTCAGACTCAAAACAG ATGCCTGTGGATGACGGCTTCTCATTTCCAAGAATTCCAGTGATCTACCTTGAAGCGGCCTTTGCCCTGTTAAAAGCCAAACGGGTTTGGGATGCCCTTGCCGTTTGTGATGAAGTCATTGCTAAAACTGTTGACCTCATCCCAGAGAGACTGTCGATTACGCCATCCACAGCAGTTTCCAGAGAACTCATACCTCTGACGTTGGAAGTTGATGCTCCAGAGGAGAAGCTGGAGTGTGTGCTCTGGTCTGGAGCTGCGTACTTCCTCCAAGGGCAGGCGCATTTACAGCTGAAAGATACAAAAGAGGCGTTGAGCAATTTTACTAG AGCTATCAATCAGTTGGTGAAAGTGTGTATTAAACACAAAG TGAAAGATCCAGGAGCTGAGAGAGGAGCTGTTGCTCACACAGTGATGTTCCTAGAAGCTCTGAAAGGAAAAGTCCTTGCAGTTAgagctgtgtgttttgtagaGAGAGGCCAGTTGAATGAGGCTTTAAGGGACTTTCAGCTCAGTCTTCAGGCCACGCCAG GATGCAGGAACACTGAAATGTGGCTGGTAGAGATGATGTGGAGGCTGGAACGCAAGCAGGAGGCAGCAGCAATGTGGACACAAATCCTTAATTCCACGCAAACATCAACACCAGT aGATCTGCCCTTGTATCTGCAAACATGGCATGAGGATCCTACGTCCTTTGACCTGAGCAACCTGAAGAGGAAAATGGAGGAATTTATACAGAATAGTTTTGTAACAGCATAG